One window of the Balaenoptera ricei isolate mBalRic1 chromosome X, mBalRic1.hap2, whole genome shotgun sequence genome contains the following:
- the KLHL34 gene encoding kelch-like protein 34, whose product MSYFLSYCKAHGGALLTGYQALRAEGFLCDVTLEAEGSEFPAHRSLLACSSDYFRALFKSHTRESRAPVIHLHVPSAAGLQRLLDFIYTAWLPLSMDTVEDTLEAASYLQVTEALGLCGRYLERQLGLENCCFAANVAARFGLVHTLGAAERCIVSHLRELLARGAGPAGLLELNPASLRAVLGAPDVARVPEARLLGLALAWLRQEPEAERLAHCAALLERVRFGLVPTDVLRRVYSGSGLTLPSRVKGLIIQALNYHTSPSRQPLMQGEQTSVRSPQTRILLVGGCRGREVVTEEVVVPRRAARGRGAAAEPEEEEEEEEQVEEEAEEEEEWELTQDVVACDVHNHRWRSLTRLPAPLLGHSVCAAGNFLFVLGGESPSGGGSSPTADGLRAVTAQVHRYDPRFHAWTTVPAMREARSHFWCGAVGEGLLAVGGLGAGGEALASVEMYDLRRDRWTAAGALPRALHGHAGAVGKCGVVYISGGKAGRGEGGASSLRDVFSLGPGEQAWSKRAPMGTARFGHHMAALRGAVFAFLGRYEPFSEIERYDPGTDQWTRLRPLHYDRFCYGLAVVEETVLLLGGLKWRDSRQVPTRNVVGYDLDLDRWEDTGCALPWAWSGLQCAVLQLAEGGDEEREGEPGEAPDLVLGLMG is encoded by the coding sequence ATGAGTTACTTCCTGTCTTACTGCAAAGCTCATGGCGGCGCGCTGCTCACCGGCTACCAGGCCCTGCGCGCAGAGGGCTTCCTGTGCGACGTGACTCTGGAGGCCGAGGGCAGCGAGTTCCCGGCGCATAGGTCGCTCCTCGCGTGTTCCAGCGACTACTTCAGGGCCCTGTTCAAGAGCCACACCCGGGAATCCCGGGCGCCCGTGATCCACCTGCATGTGCCGTCCGCGGCCGGCCTGCAGCGCCTGCTGGACTTCATCTACACCGCCTGGCTGCCGCTCTCCATGGACACCGTGGAGGACACGCTGGAGGCCGCCAGCTACCTGCAGGTCACCGAGGCCCTGGGGCTGTGCGGCCGCTACCTGGAGCGCCAGCTAGGCCTGGAGAACTGCTGCTTCGCCGCCAACGTGGCGGCGCGCTTCGGCCTGGTGCACACGCTGGGCGCGGCCGAGCGCTGCATTGTGAGCCACCTGCGGGAGCTGCTGGCGCGGGGCGCGGGCCCCGCCGGGCTGCTGGAGCTCAACCCCGCGTCGCTGAGGGCCGTGCTGGGTGCCCCTGACGTGGCGCGCGTGCCCGAGGCCCGGCTGCTGGGCCTGGCCCTGGCCTGGCTGCGGCAGGAGCCCGAGGCCGAACGGCTGGCCCACTGCGCCGCGCTGCTCGAGCGCGTCCGCTTCGGCCTGGTGCCCACCGACGTGCTGCGGCGCGTGTACTCGGGCTCCGGCCTCACCCTGCCCTCCCGGGTCAAGGGCCTCATCATCCAGGCCCTCAACTACCACACGTCGCCCTCCCGCCAGCCGCTCATGCAGGGCGAGCAGACCAGCGTCCGGAGCCCCCAAACCCGCATCTTGTTGGTCGGGGGGTGCAGGGGGCGGGAGGTGGTGACCGAGGAGGTCGTGGTCCCCCGGCGGGCAGCCAGGGGGAGGGGCGCCGCGGCGGAGCccgaggaagaggaggaggaagaggagcaggtggaggaggaggcggaggaggaggaggagtgggagcTTACCCAGGACGTGGTGGCCTGTGACGTGCACAACCACCGCTGGCGCAGCCTCACGCGGCTGCCCGCTCCGCTACTGGGGCACAGCGTGTGCGCCGCGGGCAACTTCCTGTTCGTCCTCGGCGGGGAGAGCCCGTCGGGCGGCGGCTCCTCCCCCACAGCCGACGGCCTGAGGGCGGTCACGGCCCAAGTGCACCGTTATGACCCGCGCTTTCACGCTTGGACGACTGTGCCCGCTATGCGGGAAGCGCGGTCCCATTTCTGGTGCGGCGCCGTGGGCGAGGGGCTCCTGGCCGTCGGGGGCCTGGGCGCGGGCGGCGAAGCGCTGGCTTCAGTGGAGATGTACGACCTGCGCCGGGACCGCTGGACGGCGGCCGGGGCGCTGCCGCGGGCCCTGCACGGCCACGCGGGGGCCGTCGGGAAGTGCGGCGTCGTGTACATCTCCGGGGGCAAGGCGGGGAGAGGCGAAGGCGGCGCGAGCAGCCTCCGGGATGTGTTCTCCCTGGGCCCTGGGGAGCAGGCGTGGAGCAAGAGGGCGCCCATGGGCACGGCCCGCTTCGGGCACCACATGGCCGCACTGCGCGGCGCGGTGTTCGCCTTTCTGGGGCGCTATGAGCCCTTCTCCGAAATCGAGCGTTACGACCCCGGCACCGACCAGTGGACTCGGCTGCGGCCGCTACACTACGACCGCTTCTGCTATGGGCTGGCCGTGGTGGAGGAGACGGTGCTGCTGCTGGGCGGCCTGAAGTGGCGGGACTCACGCCAGGTGCCTACCCGCAACGTGGTGGGTTATGACCTCGACCTGGACCGCTGGGAGGACACTGGCTGCGCGCTGCCTTGGGCCTGGAGCGGCCTGCAGTGCGCAGTGCTGCAGCTGGCCGAGGGTGGGGacgaggagagggagggagagcccGGAGAGGCGCCAGATTTAGTGCTGGGCTTAATGGGTTAG